Proteins co-encoded in one Macrobrachium rosenbergii isolate ZJJX-2024 chromosome 54, ASM4041242v1, whole genome shotgun sequence genomic window:
- the LOC136834670 gene encoding myosin heavy chain, clone 203-like, which yields MAQTVKTRIGDWEEEDSSDTEEDDGLDTEEEDNSACKEIPHLISQKTEESIKENENVLRLEKENVEKALMIQELKKEVERLTEGGMKMEQNIRDLERRHLERERQIRSIPAEMEKLRKEIAEKAKQTEHLIKENKDKQSTLIILESTAVVLEMEKAMLNHDLKEMESDRNATKVQLNKLNEDLERLREESRRKQNNFESLQKENDKNLRINSLEDELAVLIIEKQRADENLQQLEECKTDIVERKKELKNWKEKTTGIERSSDWRMNAL from the coding sequence ATGGCTCAGACTGTGAAGACGAGAATTGGGgactgggaagaagaagatagttCCGATACTGAAGAAGACGATGGTTTAGATACTGAGGAAGAAGATAATTCAGCTTGTAAAGAAATACCTCATTTAATCAGTCAAAAGACAGAGGAAtcaattaaggaaaatgaaaacgtcTTAAGGCTTGAGAAAGAGAACGTAGAGAAGGCTCTGATGATACAGGAATTAAAAAAGGAGGTAGAGAGGCTCACTGAAGGAGGAATGAAAATGGAACAAAACATAAGAGACCTGGAACGACGCCATCTAGAAAGGGAGAGACAAATCCGCTCAATTCCTGCCGAAATGgagaaactgagaaaagaaatAGCGGAAAAGGCGAAACAGACAGAACACCTAATAAAGGAGAACAAGGATAAACAGTCAACTCTAATCATTTTGGAAAGTACGGCAGTAGTTCTCGAGATGGAAAAGGCGATGCTCAATCACGATCTGAAAGAGATGGAAAGTGACAGAAATGCGACCAAAGTCcaactaaacaagctgaatgagGACTTGGAGAGACTTCGAGAAGAGAGCAGaaggaaacaaaataactttgaaagtctgcagaaggaaaatgataaaaacctAAGGATTAACAGTTTAGAAGACGAATTAGCAGTTCTTATCATTGAGAAACAGAGAGCTGACGAAAATTTGCAACAGCTCGAGGAATGTAAAACAGATATagtagagagaaagaaggaactcaaGAACTGGAAAGAAAAGACCACAGGGATAGAGAGATCCTCCGATTGGAGAATGAATGCTCTCTGA
- the LOC136834671 gene encoding coiled-coil domain-containing protein 102A-like — MTRRKVQLEFELAETKEELETMEFEKMETIVEIERLQEENLAKDMKIESLETKLRILKEEKAIEKVKEHELISKEKEMYNRKKNLVKLVPIELPVSEKKVEEKETPDKPRCLRKPQINCKALYQRLDSIEEGIKQIEALEHHSTGTKRRSKALAKTPSVKKPLNTEVHHKMMMESAARLQRLEQESAMVRKLYKINSVT, encoded by the coding sequence ATGACGAGGAGGAAAGTACAGCTGGAATTCGAACTGGCTGAGACAAAAGAGGAACTGGAGACAATGGAGTTTGAAAAGATGGAAACAATAGTGGAAATTGAAAGACTCCAAGAGGAGAACCTGGCCAAGGATATGAAGATCGAATCCTTGGAAACGAAACTCAGGATTCTTAAAGAAGAAAAGGCGATTGAAAAAGTGAAGGAACACGAACTGATaagtaaggaaaaggaaatgtacAATAGAAAGAAGAATCTGGTTAAATTGGTGCCGATAGAACTGCCTGTATCAGAAAAGaaagttgaagagaaagagaCTCCGGATAAACCTCGATGTCTGAGGAAACCTCAGATCAACTGTAAAGCCCTCTACCAACGACTGGACAGCATCGAGGAAGGAATCAAGCAAATCGAAGCATTGGAACATCATTCAACTGGCACCAAAAGACGCTCAAAAGCCCTGGCTAAAACTCCATCGGTTAAGAAGCCCCTAAACACAGAAGTACATCATAAAATGATGATGGAATCGGCAGCCAGGCTCCAAAGATTGGAGCAAGAATCTGCAATGGTACGAAAACTCTACAAGATCAATTCTGTCACCTGA